In one Haloplanus salinus genomic region, the following are encoded:
- a CDS encoding DedA family protein: protein MIPHAPPRPVLSPLQVSQLPDALRDLLAADYGLLVLFGVFVLEGAMLLYVVPSELVVPGALALLGGSVETAILVVGVAVAGATVGQFALFTVAKRAGRERLLRSRWFRISDDALDRFEGWFDRWGPVVVPVSNTLLFTRGMVTVPAGLAGMDDRRFVLLSALGTLSFESILAALYLWFGTVL from the coding sequence ATGATCCCGCACGCTCCACCCCGACCCGTGCTCTCCCCGCTCCAGGTCTCGCAGTTGCCCGACGCTCTCCGGGACCTACTGGCCGCCGACTACGGCCTCCTCGTCCTGTTCGGGGTGTTCGTCCTCGAAGGGGCGATGTTGCTGTACGTCGTCCCGAGCGAACTCGTCGTCCCGGGTGCGCTCGCCCTCCTCGGGGGGTCCGTCGAGACGGCCATCCTCGTCGTCGGCGTCGCCGTCGCCGGCGCGACGGTCGGCCAGTTCGCGCTGTTCACCGTCGCCAAACGCGCCGGCCGGGAGCGCCTGCTCCGGTCGCGGTGGTTCCGGATCAGCGACGACGCCCTCGACCGATTCGAGGGCTGGTTCGACCGCTGGGGGCCGGTCGTCGTCCCCGTGAGCAACACGCTTCTGTTCACTCGCGGGATGGTGACGGTGCCCGCCGGTCTCGCCGGGATGGACGACCGCCGGTTCGTGCTCCTGTCGGCGCTCGGTACGCTCTCGTTCGAGTCGATTCTCGCGGCGCTGTATCTCTGGTTCGGAACCGTGTTGTGA
- the hemB gene encoding porphobilinogen synthase, whose protein sequence is MNVDRPRRLRRDGVRSLVSETELRATDLIAPVFVDATTDERVPIESMPGHERVPVHDAVARVEEVLSTGVEAVMLFGIPESKDDEGSRAWAEDGVVQRATRAIGAETDAAVIADVCLCEYTDHGHCGVLEPDAREEPTLTVDNDATLDRLARTAVSQAEAGADVVAPSSMTDGMVGAIRAALDDAGFEDVAIMSYAAKYESAFYGPFRDAADGAPAFGDRRHYQMDPANGREALREVRLDVEQGADVLMVKPGLPYLDVVSAVRREFDRPVAAYNVSGEYAMLHAAAEKGWLDLDAVARESLLALKRAGADVIVTYFAERIAADR, encoded by the coding sequence ATGAACGTCGACCGCCCGCGCCGGCTCCGCCGCGACGGCGTACGCTCGCTGGTCAGCGAAACCGAACTCCGGGCGACGGACCTGATCGCCCCCGTCTTCGTGGACGCGACGACCGACGAACGGGTGCCCATCGAGTCGATGCCGGGGCACGAACGCGTCCCCGTCCACGACGCGGTGGCGCGCGTCGAGGAAGTGCTGTCGACGGGTGTCGAGGCCGTCATGCTCTTCGGAATTCCGGAGTCGAAAGACGACGAGGGGTCGCGGGCGTGGGCCGAGGACGGCGTCGTCCAGCGGGCGACCCGCGCCATCGGCGCCGAGACGGACGCGGCGGTCATCGCCGACGTCTGTCTCTGTGAGTACACGGATCACGGCCACTGCGGCGTCTTGGAACCGGACGCCCGCGAGGAACCGACGTTGACCGTCGACAACGACGCGACCCTCGACCGCCTCGCGCGGACCGCGGTGTCCCAGGCCGAAGCGGGCGCGGACGTAGTCGCCCCCTCCAGCATGACCGACGGGATGGTCGGGGCCATCCGGGCCGCACTCGACGACGCCGGCTTCGAGGACGTGGCGATCATGTCCTACGCCGCAAAGTACGAGAGCGCGTTCTACGGCCCGTTCCGCGACGCTGCCGACGGGGCGCCCGCCTTCGGCGACCGGCGCCACTACCAGATGGACCCCGCGAACGGCCGGGAGGCGCTCCGGGAGGTCCGTCTCGACGTGGAGCAGGGCGCGGACGTGCTGATGGTCAAACCCGGCCTCCCCTACCTCGACGTGGTGAGCGCCGTCCGCCGGGAGTTCGACCGCCCCGTCGCGGCCTACAACGTCAGCGGCGAGTACGCGATGCTCCACGCCGCGGCCGAGAAGGGATGGCTCGATCTAGACGCGGTGGCGCGGGAGTCGTTGCTCGCGCTCAAACGCGCCGGGGCCGACGTGATCGTGACGTACTTCGCGGAACGGATCGCAGCCGACCGCTGA